The following DNA comes from Phalacrocorax carbo chromosome 14, bPhaCar2.1, whole genome shotgun sequence.
AGTGGAGAGGACATGCATATCCAGGGGCATTTGTCCCATGTCAAGGACAGGAGACACTTTAAACGGCTACAAGTATGGAATGgcaaagggaaggggaaagggccTGACAGCTCAGCTTTAATAGTGTCGCTGGAAGGAACCCATAGGTTGCTGGGCTGAGGACCCTGCTCTCCCCTGAGCCACGGTTTGGCTCACTAGGTGGGAGAGTGCAGGACCGCTCTGGATAAGGGTGTCCAAGGCTTTCTGTACACTAGGGTTGTCAAAGTTGATACCAGAAGATACTGGCCTTTGAGCAGGTACATTGCCAGGTGCAGGGAGGCGATTTTGGTGCTGACCATAGAGCGGCTGAGCTTGTGGAGGAGCTCCAGGTCTTGGACCCGCATTTCTTGAAGGGCCTTGGAGAGCAGGAAGCTGTGTGCTTGGAGTCTGCAATCTCTGCTGAGCCTGGTTTAAATTTCCAGCACTCATTTGTGCTGACCGGGCCTGACCGCTGGCCATGTTAGCAAAGTTCTGGTTCGGAGTGCCACCTGAAGTGCctgcagaggctgcagaactgctgtttgctacagcagctgctgctgccgccgccccaCTGTTGAAGAGACTGAGGATTTTTGCTTGAAGCTCCTGCTGAGGGTTAGAAGACGACACTGGAACAGAAGGAGCAGAGACCAGAGGCTGTGAACCCTGATGAGCCTGAGAGCTTGGAAGGCTGGACTGACTACCCAGAGACGATCCTGAAGGTGCCCCCAAAGACTGTCTTGACATGGAtgctgggaaagaaagaaacaagggTTAAAACTCTTGCAAATGCCCTTGAAGGGGCACCtaaagaaaaccagagaaacaGCTACCAAAGACACAAGCATCTATGAATAACCACCCTCTGAACAGGAGAGCTGCACAGCTTGGGGAATCCAAGCCATTCAGCACAACTGTTGCCCTTTGTGTAGCGGCCAAGCCAGTTATGACAGTCCCGTGGTTTCCCTGAGAGAATCCAATAGAAAAGGTCTTTCACATGAAAGATCTGAATTGTCTCAGGACTCCCAAGGACACATCCACCTCAATAAAATGAGGCAGTGTGTGAGGAAGTTACAACACTAAGACTCCTCTGCAGTACCAGGACTGTTTTCGGGTCCCAGCCCAAAGGGCCCACAAACTATACCATTAATAGCCTTGTCTGGGGCTGAGAAACTTACCCTGGAGAGAATCAGTGCTTCCCCTCAGTAACCGTTCCTTCCGGTCTCTCAAGTAATTAATTACTTTATCAGTCTCCTCAGCAGTTAGATAGCGATTGTCTGCCAGCAGGTTCAAGAGAGTCTGAATCCCTGGAGGGTGACCTCCTCTGACACCCTCCTCCATGGGGGGTGGGCGCTCCCGCTCCTGCAGAACTGCTTCATCTGCCATCTTGGCAGCCTGCCGGGCAATCTCCTCGCGTTCCTTCTCCCGTGACTCTGTTTTGTAGCGCTCGTAATTCCTTGCCACCAGCACCATGGCATCAGCCTGGGGCATGTTGCGGTGTTCTGCACAAGGGAAATAGATGCCTTAAGTAAACCAAAGTGATGTTAACAGGAGGTGCCTTGCCTCACACACACCAGCACATCTCATTCAGCAGGCAGGCACTACTTTGGGATTGCAAGCATAGACTTGGGAAGCTTCCTAGACACGCAGTAACACTCAATTTCCTCACCCAACAGAAGGCTCAAGGCTATCACCCAGCAAGGCCATCCTTTACTTCCACAGCTGAAGGCTCTGAGAAGATATCGTATCAGCCCAAGAAATGTCTTTCTTGCCTCTCACCCGATTAAAAGGGAAAGCAGCTCCCTCTACCTCTCACATAAATTCTCTGTGCTCCAAGAGGAGACAGTTCCAGCCATTCTACTGCTAAAGTCATGGACAGATCCAGAACTTGCCCGCTGAAGGCTGCTAAAGCTTCCCAGAGCAGGTCAGCGATGGGAATGCTTTTTGGTTCTGTGTTGGCAATGCCTTAATACAGTGCATGCGCCTGCAGGAgatggggagggaagcagcactGATTCAGTGTCACATTGCTGCTCATGTTTACTGATTTGGCGCAATAAGCAGCAATCAAGTTCTTCTGTAATACAATGAATAATGGTCAATTCCAATTTTTGCACTTGCCTTTTAAAGTTTTTGAGGTCATTATTTCCACCTCACAACGCACACATGCAAATATTTCCCTGGAGACAGATTTAAGCAGGGAGACCCAAGGGTGAAGGGAAGGCCTTTACCTTCCGATCACCTGCAAATCATCAAATCCTACCACCCTTTTCCTCATAACAGAAAACTGGGGTTCATTTTAACATTACGCTGTGCACAAGTTATGAAAGAGTTCCCTGAAACTAATGTGAATGGAAAGGTGGCTGCGGCCGTTAAAGTGAGCATATTTACTCTCTAGAAAGAGCTGTGGATATGAGCAAATGACTGAGGTTCTTATCAGATTTGATACATCGTTAGATCCAGTAAAGAAGAAGAGAAGCTTTGCTGGGAGGACGGGTGTTAAACCAAAGGAGCTGGAGTTAAAACCAAGGGCAGTGGAAAGCCCAGTGAAATTCTCCATGAGCTGTATTTGTGCAGGAAATGAGAGAACCCTCCCCTCACATCTGCATCCAATGTTAAAAGAAACCGGGCTTCTTCAGTCAGTAAGCACACAAAAACCAGTGACTGCGCATTCAGAAGCTTACTCTCCCAGACGAACCTCACAAAACATCACTTGAGAACACAATAAGGGAGAGAGAACCTGATCAGAGCAAAaggcagctttccagaatcACATTCtgacaagacttttttttaatacctacACCCACCCTCACACTCACAACAACTAAGTCACACCCTGAGATGGAAAGTGATGCGATGAGTGTAAATGGCGCTAAAATGCCATTTTAGCTCCATGAAAGTGGTGCACGTACACCAAATCACTTTGTATGTGTATCTTCCCAGTTTCACGATCAGATCTTTACCTTGACCGAATACGCTATCCTTATTCCGTTTTCCTTAATTtacatttggttttaaaatctgttctgtAATTCATCACATTCCAAACAGGCTCTCTTTGAGAGCAACAAGTAATAAACTGAGGTTGGACTGGTATTACTCAGAAATCTACCAATGCAATGCAGTCATTTCTAGAGCTGGGGTTCATGACTTGCCCTAAGATGCAAAGGCTGGTGATGTTAGGTGCTAAGAATGCAGCTAAGATTCCCTCTTGGCGGAAATTAGACAGTCCTTTTGACATGGGACAAATAAAGTATTATGGAAACTTGTAAATAATGACATTTACATTTATGACATGGTGTCAAGCCTTAATAACTACTTATGTCACAGAAAGATTGAGCTTTGTCCTGCATGATTCTGCTTGAAAGTGTTCTAAAGCAGCATTTAGAGCTGTTCAGCGACCACAGAGCTAAACAGCCTACTGAGACCTCAGTACCTTGTGGGGTGCCAAACATGATGTTAACAGTGCAAGAGCGGTGAACTTGATGCTGCTGGGTGATGACAATGGCAAAAGGAGACCCTCCTCTGCTCACATCGTCCAGGGCTTGCGTCAGTGACATCTCTGTGTTGAGGAAGATCAGGTCCACTACCATGCCCAGATCCCGCACCTTCCGCCCCACTGACTCCGCGTACTCCCTACCACAAAGCAAAGCCAGCAGAGTTTAACAAGTCAGTCACatacagaaagagaaatccGGGCACATCCACCCTCTCCATCATCTCAGATTCACTTTTTTGATGGCTTGCCAAACTTCATAATGTTTGACAGGACAGTATTAAATCAATCTCATTACAATAATATAAAAGCCCATAACCTACCTTTATTTTGATCTGATCAGTCATTTCAGTTTAACTGAAATAGATTACAAACCAAGCCTCAGCTTAGCTGGGAAACAGAGTGTTTGCAAAGGGATTTACACTATTATAAATTTGCTTATGTATAAATGTGTTTAAACTGGATTCATTATGTGAGGTAATTTATGCCTGCAGAGATCTCAGCAGTACACAGCAGAGCAGCTAACCTACAGAAGTCAGCTACTTGTGCTACATTCAGTATCTTAACCTTTCAAATGCGCCTTATCCTAACTCACTGTAGCACAGACCAACTTCTGGACTTAGAAGATTAATTTTCAGAGGATAGCTACCCATCCATAAACATTCACTTGGAGCCACTGTTCCAGTTCCGCTAGCCTACAAACTTCCCATTCCAATCAACAAACCATGGCTCATACAGCTGAGCTTAAAGTTTTCAAGCCTTTCTCTAAGCTTACTATACTAAGTACCAAAACTGCAATACTGACTGCATATGCATTCTGAGAAATTTAGTCTGCGTGCACCACCATCTTTTGAAAGAGGTTCAGTTTATCATCTTTGGATGCAAACATTGTAACGGTGACTAAAACTGTTCCCCCCGCCAACTGTCTTTTTAAGGATTTCTAAGTCACACCAATTGTGTATCTAAGTTATTTGGGAGTCATCTTTCAACAGGTCCATAGTAGGTGACATTAATGCTTCAACACCCAAGACTTGTTAACATACTCCAGCTCTTAAGGTTTGTAGATGTTACAGACCAAAAAGATCTTTAGGATATTAAGCTGACCCTCTTGCACAAAAAATTCTCCCTGTATCGAGTACAATAACTTGTGGTCTATTAAAATACCTTCCAAGACTTTTAGCCACCAAGAGATAAAGGATGTAAAATTTCAAGATTTGTTCCAATAGGTAATCAACCCCATTAAAAGCAAACCACAGAAGTGTTACTTCTAGTTTCACTGCTTCCTTTGTTCCGATTTCCCATTCTGTCTTCTACCACCAGATCAGGCAAGCACAGCTCTCTCTTCCTGACTCACAGATACAGCaaagttaaataaaaccaactcatgatgttttttttctgaagggctGAGGAGACAGAGCTTTAAATTTCCCCTTGGCAGACATTTTCCTCAGAGCCTAACCCAGATCTATGATTTATTTACATCTTTGCtgttctttaatatatttatttgtaaagatAAAGACATCAGACTGGTGCCATCATTACAGCCCTCCTCCCACTGTACCAGGCATAGGTGTACCCCTCTCTTCCCAACACAGTGCCTGCTCTCCAAACTAAGGATATAACATTTTTGATACAAGTCCCTTTGACTCCTAAAATTGTTTTAAGTCCTTATATTCCAAGAGAAAGCACACCTTTCTACAAGGATGGCCTGAATTTTGCTTCTAGATAAACAATCTTGCATTTAGCACAATAAAAAGACACACTGTGTTTGTGTGGGGAAACCCCAGTAAGTGTTCGCACTGCTGCATGAGATCACCCTGGTTACTACTTACACATGCTCTTGATATCGTTCATGACTACTTCCAGCAGTGATTTTATGCTTCTTGCACATTGGA
Coding sequences within:
- the NCOA5 gene encoding nuclear receptor coactivator 5 isoform X1; the protein is MNKASSRSSPARREPYAYGDGRDARRDRSPLRGSPRRDPRDGRDGRNGRDSRDTRDIRARDMRDARDHRDPRDLRDPRDIRDPRDLRDPRDVRDLRDPREPLYDRYRDPRDMRNPRDVRDPRDMRDPRDMRDPRDPLYRRDEAYDRYLRLEDYYRRKDDSYYDRYKEHFDRAPVNSEDRLKREERRREELYRQYYEEIKRRFDAERPVDCSVIVVNKQTKEYAESVGRKVRDLGMVVDLIFLNTEMSLTQALDDVSRGGSPFAIVITQQHQVHRSCTVNIMFGTPQEHRNMPQADAMVLVARNYERYKTESREKEREEIARQAAKMADEAVLQERERPPPMEEGVRGGHPPGIQTLLNLLADNRYLTAEETDKVINYLRDRKERLLRGSTDSLQASMSRQSLGAPSGSSLGSQSSLPSSQAHQGSQPLVSAPSVPVSSSNPQQELQAKILSLFNSGAAAAAAAVANSSSAASAGTSGGTPNQNFANMASGQARSAQMSAGNLNQAQQRLQTPSTQLPALQGPSRNAGPRPGAPPQAQPLYGQHQNRLPAPGNVPAQRPVSSGINFDNPSVQKALDTLIQSGPALSHLVSQTVAQGRAGSSAQQPMGSFQRHY
- the NCOA5 gene encoding nuclear receptor coactivator 5 isoform X2, with translation MARGRKSNSIKQSDFTNSTNPQDLERRLFIGNLPTDHMTREEMEEIFSKYGKIRALSMYHGYGFVQYDRLEDVQAALDGEKGRLYKGYRLDINKAVERRNMNKASSRSSPARREPYAYGDGRDARRDRSPLRGSPRRDPRDGRDGRNGRDSRDTRDIRARDMRDARDHRDPRDLRDPRDIRDPRDLRDPRDVRDLRDPREPLYDRYRDPRDMRNPRDVRDPRDMRDPRDMRDPRDPLYRRDEAYDRYLRLEDYYRRKDDSYYDRYKEHFDRAPVNSEDRLKREERRREELYRQYYEEIKRRFDAERPVDCSVIVVNKQTKEYAESVGRKVRDLGMVVDLIFLNTEMSLTQALDDVSRGGSPFAIVITQQHQVHRSCTVNIMFGTPQEHRNMPQADAMVLVARNYERYKTESREKEREEIARQAAKMADEAVLQERERPPPMEEGVRGGHPPGIQTLLNLLADNRYLTAEETDKVINYLRDRKERLLRGSTDSLQASMSRQSLGAPSGSSLGSQSSLPSSQAHQGSQPLVSAPSVPVSSSNPQQELQAKILSLFNSGAAAAAAAVANSSSAASAGTSGGTPNQNFANMASGQARSAQMSAGNLNQAQQRLQTPSTQLPALQGPSRNAGPRPGAPPQAQPLYGQHQNRLPAPGNVPAQRPVSSGINFDNPSVQKALDTLIQSGPALSHLVSQTVAQGRAGSSAQQPMGSFQRHY
- the NCOA5 gene encoding nuclear receptor coactivator 5 isoform X3, with amino-acid sequence MRDARDHRDPRDLRDPRDIRDPRDLRDPRDVRDLRDPREPLYDRYRDPRDMRNPRDVRDPRDMRDPRDMRDPRDPLYRRDEAYDRYLRLEDYYRRKDDSYYDRYKEHFDRAPVNSEDRLKREERRREELYRQYYEEIKRRFDAERPVDCSVIVVNKQTKEYAESVGRKVRDLGMVVDLIFLNTEMSLTQALDDVSRGGSPFAIVITQQHQVHRSCTVNIMFGTPQEHRNMPQADAMVLVARNYERYKTESREKEREEIARQAAKMADEAVLQERERPPPMEEGVRGGHPPGIQTLLNLLADNRYLTAEETDKVINYLRDRKERLLRGSTDSLQASMSRQSLGAPSGSSLGSQSSLPSSQAHQGSQPLVSAPSVPVSSSNPQQELQAKILSLFNSGAAAAAAAVANSSSAASAGTSGGTPNQNFANMASGQARSAQMSAGNLNQAQQRLQTPSTQLPALQGPSRNAGPRPGAPPQAQPLYGQHQNRLPAPGNVPAQRPVSSGINFDNPSVQKALDTLIQSGPALSHLVSQTVAQGRAGSSAQQPMGSFQRHY